One window from the genome of Streptomyces sp. NBC_00287 encodes:
- a CDS encoding slipin family protein — protein MVEELLAAGAAVGAAGLIYLASAARIVKQYERGVVFRLGRLRGAVRQPGLALVVPGVDRLRHVNMQIVTMPVPAQEGITRDNVTVRVDAVVYFKVVDASAAIVNVEDYRFAVSQMAQTSLRSIIGKSDLDDLLSNREKLNQGLELMIDSPAVGWGVQIDRVEIKDVSLPESMKRSMARQAEADRERRARIINADAELQASKKLAEAAQQMEDTPSALQLRLLQTVVAVAAEKNSTLVLPFPVELLRFLERAQPQPDRSDGK, from the coding sequence ATGGTCGAGGAGCTGCTGGCCGCGGGCGCTGCCGTCGGGGCCGCCGGGCTGATCTATCTCGCCTCCGCGGCGCGGATCGTCAAGCAGTACGAGCGTGGGGTCGTCTTCCGGCTGGGGCGGCTGCGGGGCGCCGTGCGCCAGCCGGGTCTCGCCCTGGTCGTGCCGGGCGTGGACCGGCTGCGCCACGTCAATATGCAGATCGTGACGATGCCGGTGCCGGCCCAGGAGGGCATCACCCGGGACAACGTCACGGTGCGCGTCGACGCGGTCGTGTACTTCAAGGTCGTGGACGCGTCCGCGGCGATCGTCAATGTCGAGGACTACCGGTTCGCGGTCTCGCAGATGGCGCAGACCTCGCTGCGGTCGATCATCGGCAAGAGCGACCTCGACGATCTGCTGTCCAACCGGGAGAAGCTCAACCAGGGCCTGGAGCTGATGATCGACAGTCCGGCCGTCGGCTGGGGTGTGCAGATCGATCGCGTCGAGATCAAGGACGTCTCCCTGCCGGAGTCGATGAAGCGCTCCATGGCCCGCCAGGCGGAGGCCGACCGGGAGCGGCGGGCCCGGATCATCAACGCCGACGCGGAACTCCAGGCGTCGAAGAAGCTCGCGGAGGCGGCACAGCAGATGGAGGACACCCCGTCCGCGCTCCAGTTGCGTCTGCTCCAGACGGTGGTGGCGGTCGCGGCCGAGAAGAACTCGACGCTGGTGCTGCCGTTCCCCGTGGAGCTGTTGCGGTTCCTGGAGAGGGCCCAGCCGCAGCCGGACCGCTCCGACGGAAAGTGA
- a CDS encoding SulP family inorganic anion transporter encodes MMTKYPHLRQDFAASLVVFLVALPLCVGVAVASGVPAELGLVTGIVGGLVTGLMRGSSLQVSGPAAGLTVLVFEAVQEFGLPALGVIVLATGVLQLLMGALKLGRWFRAISVSVVEGMLAGIGLVLIAGQLYAMADAEAPASGLAKIAGLPGALADAFGDTGALASLGLGAGTVAVLVLWKRMPGALRTVPGPLAAVGLATLVAVAFSLPVATVEVQGLLGSIQPPSLSSFGELADVGLLATIIAFTLIASAESLFSAAAVDRLHDGPRTEYDKELIAQGAGNTVCGALGALPMTAVIVRSAANVQAGARTKASRVLHGVWLLLFAALLPAALAYIPIPALAGILVHAGAKLIPVTAVRSLWREHRGEALILMVTAVSIVAVSMFEGVLIGLALAVAKTAWEASHLKLEVIDKGAGPVQAYLSGNATFLRLPKILDSLEALPQDRPVELDLSGLHHLDHACRTALESWAERHSAAGTEPVRVTSP; translated from the coding sequence ATGATGACCAAATACCCTCACCTGCGGCAGGACTTCGCCGCTTCTCTGGTCGTCTTCCTGGTCGCGCTGCCGCTGTGTGTGGGCGTGGCCGTCGCCTCCGGTGTTCCGGCCGAACTGGGCCTGGTCACCGGCATCGTGGGCGGCCTCGTCACCGGTCTGATGCGGGGCAGCAGTCTCCAGGTGTCCGGCCCCGCGGCGGGTCTGACCGTGCTGGTCTTCGAGGCCGTCCAGGAGTTCGGGCTGCCCGCGCTCGGTGTGATCGTGCTGGCCACGGGCGTGCTCCAGCTCCTCATGGGCGCACTGAAGCTCGGGCGCTGGTTCCGGGCCATCTCGGTCTCGGTCGTCGAGGGCATGCTGGCCGGCATCGGCCTCGTGCTCATCGCCGGACAGCTGTACGCCATGGCCGACGCCGAGGCTCCCGCCTCGGGCCTGGCGAAGATAGCCGGGCTGCCCGGCGCGCTCGCCGACGCCTTCGGCGACACCGGGGCACTGGCCTCACTGGGGCTCGGCGCGGGCACCGTCGCCGTCCTGGTGCTGTGGAAGCGGATGCCGGGCGCGCTGCGCACGGTGCCGGGGCCGCTGGCCGCGGTCGGCCTCGCGACGCTGGTCGCGGTGGCGTTCTCGCTGCCCGTGGCCACCGTCGAGGTGCAGGGTCTGCTGGGCTCGATCCAGCCGCCCTCGCTGAGCTCCTTCGGCGAGCTGGCCGACGTAGGACTGCTCGCCACGATCATCGCCTTCACGCTGATCGCGTCCGCGGAGTCGCTGTTCAGCGCGGCAGCGGTGGACCGGCTGCACGACGGTCCGCGCACCGAGTACGACAAGGAGCTGATCGCCCAGGGCGCGGGCAACACCGTGTGCGGGGCGCTGGGCGCGCTGCCGATGACCGCGGTGATCGTGCGCAGCGCGGCCAATGTCCAGGCCGGTGCGCGGACCAAGGCGTCCAGGGTGCTGCACGGCGTATGGCTGCTGCTGTTCGCGGCGCTGCTGCCGGCCGCGCTGGCCTACATCCCGATCCCGGCGCTGGCGGGCATCCTGGTGCACGCCGGAGCCAAGCTGATCCCCGTGACGGCGGTCCGCTCGCTGTGGCGCGAGCACCGCGGGGAGGCGCTGATCCTCATGGTCACAGCCGTGTCGATCGTCGCGGTCAGCATGTTCGAGGGCGTCCTCATCGGTCTCGCGCTGGCCGTCGCCAAGACGGCCTGGGAGGCCTCGCACCTGAAGCTGGAGGTCATAGACAAGGGCGCGGGGCCGGTCCAGGCGTATCTGTCGGGCAATGCCACCTTCCTGAGGCTGCCGAAGATCCTCGACAGCCTGGAGGCGCTGCCCCAGGACCGGCCGGTGGAGCTGGACCTGTCGGGCCTGCACCACCTGGACCACGCCTGCCGTACGGCACTGGAGAGCTGGGCCGAGCGGCACAGCGCGGCCGGTACCGAACCGGTGCGGGTCACCAGTCCGTGA
- a CDS encoding carbonic anhydrase, with protein MQPLIDNARTFGQRPEEFAKLAEGQSPQVLFITCSDSRVVPALITGARPGELFELRTAGNIVPPYASEHPTSEAATIEYAVEVLGVSDIVVCGHSHCGAVGALVRGDDLDAVPAVRDWLAHATPRPTGAAEDPAVAEGVRGHVLTQLLRLRSYPFIEKKLKERQLTLHGWYYEVHTGAVQEHRADTDTFEAL; from the coding sequence ATGCAGCCCCTCATCGACAACGCCCGTACGTTCGGACAGCGCCCTGAGGAGTTCGCCAAGCTCGCCGAAGGCCAGTCCCCGCAGGTGCTGTTCATCACCTGCTCCGACTCCCGAGTCGTTCCGGCCCTGATCACGGGCGCCCGCCCCGGCGAGCTCTTCGAGCTGCGCACCGCGGGCAACATCGTCCCGCCGTACGCCTCCGAGCACCCCACCAGCGAGGCGGCCACCATCGAGTACGCCGTGGAAGTGCTCGGCGTCAGCGACATCGTGGTCTGCGGCCACTCCCACTGCGGTGCGGTCGGCGCGCTGGTGCGCGGCGACGACCTGGACGCCGTACCCGCCGTGCGCGACTGGCTGGCACACGCCACCCCGCGCCCGACCGGAGCGGCCGAGGACCCGGCCGTCGCCGAGGGTGTGCGCGGTCATGTCCTGACGCAGCTGCTGCGGCTGCGCTCGTACCCGTTCATCGAGAAGAAGCTGAAGGAACGTCAACTGACCTTGCACGGCTGGTACTACGAGGTCCACACCGGCGCCGTGCAGGAACACCGTGCGGACACCGACACGTTCGAGGCGCTGTGA
- the zapE gene encoding cell division protein ZapE has protein sequence MSSSTTAGEPPIAQAAPIALSTREPHVPAEHLVAEMVPPPRFDSVRFSTYIPDPNQPSQTEAVQVLESFAAGLGGAHATGSGKRGFFGFGKPKAPKTPAGPRGVYLDGGYGVGKTHLLASLWHATPAEPSLKAFGTFVELTNLVGALGFQQTVKTVSGHRLLCIDEFELDDPGDTVLVSTLLGKLVDAGVALAATSNTLPGKLGEGRFAAADFLREIQGLSAHFRPLRIDGEDYRHRGLPEAPAPFGDEQVTKAAYATEGASLDDFPHLLEHLAKVHPSRYGALTDGVTAVCLTDVGPVPDQSTALRLVVLADRLYDREVPVLASGLPFDQLFSEEMLKGGYRKKYFRAISRLTALARDAKSLVQTG, from the coding sequence GTGTCCTCCTCCACCACGGCCGGCGAACCCCCCATAGCCCAAGCCGCACCGATCGCCCTCAGCACACGAGAACCGCACGTCCCAGCGGAGCACCTCGTGGCCGAGATGGTCCCCCCGCCCCGCTTCGACTCGGTCCGCTTCAGCACCTACATCCCGGACCCGAACCAGCCGAGCCAGACGGAGGCGGTCCAGGTCCTGGAATCCTTCGCGGCCGGCCTCGGCGGAGCGCACGCGACCGGCAGCGGCAAACGCGGCTTCTTCGGCTTCGGCAAACCCAAGGCCCCCAAGACCCCCGCAGGCCCCAGGGGCGTCTACCTGGACGGCGGCTACGGCGTCGGCAAGACCCACCTCCTCGCCTCCCTCTGGCACGCCACCCCCGCGGAGCCGTCCCTCAAGGCGTTCGGCACCTTCGTGGAGCTGACCAACCTGGTCGGCGCCCTGGGCTTCCAGCAGACGGTGAAGACAGTCTCCGGCCACCGACTCCTGTGCATCGACGAGTTCGAGCTGGACGACCCCGGCGACACCGTCCTCGTCTCCACCCTGCTCGGCAAGCTCGTCGACGCCGGTGTCGCCCTCGCCGCCACCTCCAACACCCTCCCCGGCAAGCTCGGCGAGGGCCGCTTCGCGGCGGCCGACTTCCTGCGGGAGATCCAGGGCCTGTCGGCACACTTCCGCCCGCTGCGCATCGACGGCGAGGACTACCGCCACCGCGGTCTGCCCGAGGCGCCGGCGCCGTTCGGCGACGAGCAGGTGACGAAGGCGGCGTACGCCACCGAGGGCGCCTCGCTCGACGACTTCCCGCATCTGCTGGAGCACCTGGCCAAGGTGCACCCCAGCCGGTACGGCGCGCTGACCGACGGGGTGACCGCGGTCTGCCTGACCGATGTGGGGCCGGTTCCGGACCAGTCGACGGCGCTCAGGCTCGTGGTGCTCGCGGACCGGCTCTACGACCGTGAAGTGCCGGTGCTGGCCTCGGGGTTGCCGTTCGACCAGCTGTTCAGCGAGGAGATGCTGAAGGGCGGTTACCGCAAGAAGTACTTCCGCGCGATCTCCCGGCTCACAGCGCTGGCCCGGGACGCCAAGAGCCTCGTTCAAACCGGCTAG
- a CDS encoding pyrimidine reductase family protein, whose protein sequence is MRRLFPPSDQTDDREWTLDELAEVYAYPDSGGPWLRANMVSTLDGAAQHDGRSQPISSATDMRIFGTLRALADVVVVGAETVRQEGYRPARARAEFAARREAAGQAPAPAVAVVSASLGLDFSLPLFTSPLVPTVVLTGAAAAPDRVAAAEKAGARVVFAGDGVGVEPDRLVRGLAELGYRRLLTEGGPRLLGQMVAAGVLDEICLTVSPMLTAGGAQRIAGGPTVEVPRRFALVSMLEEGGFLFTRYGRV, encoded by the coding sequence ATGCGACGCCTGTTCCCCCCGTCCGATCAGACGGACGACCGTGAGTGGACTCTCGACGAGCTGGCCGAGGTCTATGCGTATCCCGACTCCGGCGGGCCCTGGCTGCGGGCCAACATGGTGTCCACGCTTGATGGGGCCGCCCAGCACGACGGTCGGTCGCAGCCGATCTCCAGCGCCACCGATATGCGGATCTTCGGCACCTTGCGGGCGCTGGCGGATGTCGTGGTCGTCGGTGCGGAAACGGTACGGCAGGAGGGGTACCGGCCGGCACGCGCGCGTGCGGAGTTCGCGGCTCGGCGGGAGGCGGCCGGACAGGCGCCCGCGCCCGCCGTCGCGGTCGTCAGCGCCAGCCTTGGCCTGGACTTCTCCCTGCCGCTCTTCACCTCGCCGCTGGTGCCGACCGTCGTCCTGACCGGCGCCGCCGCGGCCCCGGACCGGGTCGCCGCCGCGGAGAAGGCGGGCGCTCGGGTCGTATTCGCCGGTGACGGTGTCGGTGTCGAGCCGGATCGTCTCGTACGGGGTCTCGCCGAGCTCGGGTACCGACGGCTGCTGACCGAGGGCGGGCCCCGCCTGCTCGGGCAGATGGTGGCCGCGGGCGTACTCGACGAGATCTGTCTGACCGTGTCCCCGATGCTCACCGCGGGGGGCGCGCAGCGGATCGCCGGAGGGCCCACAGTGGAGGTGCCTAGGCGATTCGCACTGGTGTCCATGCTGGAGGAGGGAGGCTTTCTCTTCACCCGGTACGGGCGGGTCTGA
- a CDS encoding indole-3-glycerol phosphate synthase codes for MFRSVLMIEKALTSADVEFVTTLHGDEPVSFHVLLQPRGDQADRLLRAIDDVALGELDEAARERETPEGEEAKGFGERALAVSLQALRASGNEAEGRLIEDHPLDVLRSLVEEVGADEVIVLTDPHYVEEFFHRDWASRARHKVGVPVLKLFSHSKA; via the coding sequence GTGTTCAGAAGCGTATTGATGATCGAGAAGGCTCTGACGTCCGCAGACGTGGAGTTCGTCACCACGTTGCACGGGGACGAGCCGGTCTCCTTCCATGTCCTGCTCCAGCCGCGCGGCGACCAGGCGGATCGCCTGCTGCGGGCCATCGACGACGTCGCGCTCGGGGAGCTGGACGAGGCGGCGCGGGAGCGGGAGACGCCGGAGGGCGAGGAGGCGAAGGGGTTCGGGGAGCGGGCGCTCGCCGTGTCGCTGCAGGCGTTGCGGGCCTCCGGGAACGAGGCGGAGGGGCGGTTGATCGAGGATCATCCGCTGGATGTGCTTCGGTCACTGGTCGAGGAGGTCGGGGCGGATGAGGTCATCGTGCTGACCGATCCGCATTACGTGGAGGAGTTCTTCCATCGGGACTGGGCTTCTCGGGCTCGCCACAAGGTTGGGGTGCCGGTGTTGAAGCTGTTCTCGCACAGTAAGGCGTAG
- the murC gene encoding UDP-N-acetylmuramate--L-alanine ligase, with amino-acid sequence MAAGLPPAMDRPHFIGIGGAGMSGIAKILAQRGAVVAGSDAKESATAEALRALGATVHIGHAAGHLAEDASCVVVSSAIRSDNPELARAAELGIPVVHRSDALAALMDGLRPIAVAGTHGKTTTTSMLAVSLSALGLKPSYAIGGDLDVPGSNALHGDGEIFVAEADESDRSFHKYAPEVAIVLNVELDHHANYASMDEIYESFETFAGRIVPGGTLVISADHEGARELTRRLEGVRVVTYGEAADADVRVLSVVAQGLKSDVTVLLDGQELTFTVSVPGRHYAHNAVAALAAGAALGIPAAELAPALAAYTGVKRRLQLKGEAAGVQVIDSYAHHPTEMTADLEAMRAAAGDARILVVFQPHLFSRTQELGKEMGQSLGLADASLVLDIYPAREDPIPGVTSELIIEAARVAGADVTPVRDKGEVASVVAGMAKPGDLVLTMGAGDVTDLGPQILDRLSK; translated from the coding sequence ATGGCAGCCGGACTTCCCCCCGCCATGGACCGACCGCACTTCATCGGCATCGGCGGGGCCGGGATGTCGGGTATTGCGAAGATCCTCGCGCAGCGCGGGGCCGTCGTCGCCGGTAGTGATGCCAAGGAGTCCGCCACCGCCGAGGCGCTGCGGGCCCTGGGGGCCACCGTGCATATCGGGCACGCCGCCGGGCATCTCGCCGAGGATGCGAGCTGTGTCGTCGTGTCGTCGGCCATTCGGAGTGACAATCCGGAGCTTGCTCGCGCTGCTGAGCTGGGGATTCCGGTGGTGCACCGGTCCGATGCGCTCGCCGCGCTGATGGACGGGCTGCGGCCCATCGCCGTCGCCGGTACGCACGGCAAGACGACCACCACCTCGATGCTGGCCGTGTCGCTGAGCGCGCTCGGGCTGAAGCCGTCGTACGCGATCGGTGGGGACCTGGACGTGCCGGGGTCCAACGCGCTGCACGGTGACGGTGAGATCTTCGTCGCCGAGGCCGATGAGTCGGACCGCAGCTTCCACAAGTACGCGCCCGAGGTGGCGATCGTGCTCAATGTGGAGCTGGACCATCACGCGAACTACGCGTCGATGGATGAGATCTACGAGTCCTTCGAGACGTTCGCGGGCCGGATCGTGCCCGGTGGGACGCTGGTGATCTCCGCCGATCACGAGGGTGCGCGGGAGCTCACGCGGCGCCTGGAGGGTGTCCGCGTGGTGACGTACGGCGAGGCCGCGGACGCCGATGTGCGGGTGCTGTCCGTGGTCGCCCAGGGCCTCAAGAGCGACGTGACCGTCCTGCTGGACGGTCAGGAGCTCACCTTCACCGTGTCCGTCCCCGGCCGGCACTACGCCCACAACGCCGTGGCCGCGCTGGCGGCGGGTGCGGCGCTCGGGATTCCGGCCGCCGAGCTCGCCCCGGCCCTCGCCGCCTACACCGGCGTCAAGCGGCGTCTGCAGCTCAAGGGCGAGGCCGCCGGGGTCCAGGTCATCGACTCCTACGCGCACCACCCGACCGAGATGACGGCGGACCTGGAGGCCATGCGGGCCGCCGCGGGGGACGCCCGTATCCTCGTCGTCTTCCAGCCGCACCTGTTCTCGCGGACGCAGGAGCTGGGCAAGGAGATGGGGCAGTCGCTGGGTCTCGCGGACGCCTCGCTGGTGCTGGACATCTATCCGGCCCGTGAGGACCCGATCCCGGGAGTCACCAGCGAGCTGATCATCGAGGCGGCCCGGGTCGCGGGCGCCGATGTGACGCCCGTGCGGGACAAGGGCGAGGTGGCTTCCGTCGTGGCGGGAATGGCGAAGCCGGGTGATCTCGTTCTCACCATGGGCGCGGGTGACGTGACGGACCTCGGCCCGCAGATCCTGGACCGCCTGTCGAAGTGA
- the msrB gene encoding peptide-methionine (R)-S-oxide reductase MsrB, which produces MSYDVEKPDEQWRAELTPAEYAVLRQAGTEPAFTGEYTDTKAKGVYSCRACGAELFTSETKFESHCGWPSFFDPKDTDAVELLSDTSHGMVRTEVRCARCGSHLGHVFEGEGYATPTDQRYCINSISLRMTPDEG; this is translated from the coding sequence ATGTCGTACGACGTCGAGAAGCCGGACGAGCAGTGGCGAGCGGAACTGACCCCGGCCGAATACGCCGTGCTGCGCCAGGCCGGTACCGAACCGGCGTTCACCGGTGAGTACACCGACACCAAGGCCAAGGGCGTCTACTCCTGCCGCGCCTGCGGTGCCGAACTGTTCACCTCGGAGACCAAGTTCGAGTCCCACTGCGGCTGGCCGTCCTTCTTCGACCCGAAGGACACCGACGCGGTGGAGCTGCTTTCGGACACCTCGCACGGCATGGTGCGCACGGAGGTGCGGTGTGCGCGGTGCGGATCGCATCTCGGGCATGTGTTTGAGGGCGAGGGGTATGCCACGCCGACCGATCAGCGGTACTGCATCAACAGCATTTCGCTGCGGATGACGCCCGACGAGGGGTGA
- a CDS encoding DUF6177 family protein translates to MTKDVIALTPKMPDLPTLLAGLYAGGPDLGVNTTADGAVVQLCTPDGRPLVSVEAPILVQVPGETARLLNHPVADEPVWWTEARASTAVAEAGRLAGSFAGRLATVLGGAVWPPEAATTDVVPLTTDVSAIPVPATAPPAVDVLTATTAVVIQDRPLVALTSWLSDALRTTAEDDRALHIVTPPTTRLTLPTRTALRGAPNRWVVQDPEHGYYDGLSGAVLHWKDGTFTPVRDKNGTARTAKAFTTAAEPDDRQLLLTLGTLHPADKDLVLGGALECAFHHLTGAPPTGWSTAEPVNLPWSSRQLTDLARARAPRPTWLIAIGHPDRPALATVRVTRTAAGVEENITLALGYGGNETPPLDAIEDLAAELDAQHGLVTLLTSLRSARHDLTVPPRLELPPIPLAFTLGHDKAERIGHLSDPTPIRLGSALHYHLGNGTDPQAWSVFEKLTRRLKSE, encoded by the coding sequence GTGACCAAGGACGTCATCGCCCTCACCCCCAAGATGCCGGACCTGCCCACCCTGCTGGCAGGCCTCTACGCCGGCGGCCCCGACCTCGGCGTGAACACCACTGCAGACGGCGCCGTCGTACAGCTCTGCACGCCCGATGGCCGCCCCCTGGTCTCCGTAGAGGCGCCCATCCTGGTCCAGGTCCCCGGCGAGACCGCACGGCTGCTGAACCATCCGGTGGCGGACGAGCCCGTGTGGTGGACCGAGGCCCGCGCCTCCACCGCCGTCGCGGAGGCAGGGCGGCTCGCCGGCTCCTTCGCCGGACGGCTGGCCACCGTGCTCGGCGGCGCGGTCTGGCCGCCGGAGGCCGCCACCACGGACGTCGTCCCCCTCACCACCGACGTCTCGGCGATCCCCGTCCCCGCCACCGCGCCCCCGGCCGTCGACGTCCTCACCGCCACCACGGCCGTAGTGATCCAGGACCGCCCTCTCGTCGCGCTGACCAGCTGGCTCTCCGACGCCCTGCGCACCACCGCCGAGGATGACCGCGCCCTGCACATCGTCACCCCGCCCACCACCCGCCTCACCCTGCCCACCCGCACGGCCCTGCGCGGAGCGCCCAACCGCTGGGTCGTCCAGGACCCCGAACACGGCTACTACGACGGCCTGTCCGGTGCCGTACTGCACTGGAAGGACGGCACCTTCACCCCCGTACGCGACAAGAACGGCACAGCGCGAACGGCCAAGGCCTTCACAACAGCGGCCGAACCCGACGACCGCCAACTCCTTCTCACCCTGGGCACCCTGCACCCAGCCGACAAGGACCTTGTCCTCGGCGGCGCCCTCGAATGCGCCTTCCATCACCTGACGGGCGCCCCTCCCACCGGCTGGAGCACCGCCGAACCCGTCAACCTCCCCTGGTCCAGCAGGCAACTGACAGACCTCGCCCGCGCCCGCGCACCCCGACCGACCTGGTTGATCGCCATCGGCCACCCCGACCGCCCCGCCCTCGCCACCGTCCGCGTCACCCGCACCGCGGCAGGTGTCGAGGAGAACATCACCCTCGCCCTCGGCTACGGCGGCAACGAAACACCACCCCTGGACGCCATCGAAGACCTCGCAGCCGAACTCGACGCCCAGCACGGCCTCGTCACCCTGCTCACGTCCCTCCGCTCAGCCCGCCACGACCTGACCGTCCCCCCACGCCTGGAACTCCCCCCAATCCCCCTCGCGTTCACCCTCGGCCACGACAAGGCAGAACGCATCGGCCACCTCTCGGACCCCACACCCATCCGGCTCGGCTCCGCACTCCACTATCACCTGGGCAACGGAACCGACCCCCAGGCATGGTCCGTATTCGAGAAGCTCACCCGGCGGCTGAAGTCGGAATGA